A genomic window from Salvia hispanica cultivar TCC Black 2014 chromosome 5, UniMelb_Shisp_WGS_1.0, whole genome shotgun sequence includes:
- the LOC125190087 gene encoding ubiquitin recognition factor in ER-associated degradation protein 1-like produces MSGWESTSFEPSLLEEVLTCLPFDRYRNPELESGNKVVLPPSCLSRLKDMGVRFPWLFKIESFKSEKISHCGMLEFCADEGSVYVPRWMMENLGIREGEDVILRDAWAMTGTRMKLQPHEGALLEGDTIGVRCGEREREFLVDVLDVGPGGDVISLCDTDCAVEFATPLDYLNKEREKEKKEKEKEGGVFRAFSGVARRLDGGRYPHHAWEHYA; encoded by the exons ATGTCTGGGTGGGAATCGACGAGCTTTGAGCCGAGTTTGTTGGAAGAAGTTCTGACGTGCCTCCCCTTCGACAGGTACCGCAATCCGGAGCTGGAATCGGGCAACAAGGTGGTGCTGCCACCGTCGTGTCTGTCGCGGCTGAAAGACATGGGCGTCCGGTTCCCTTGGCTGTTCAAGATTGAGTCGTTCAAGTCGGAGAAAATCTCCCACTGCGGCATGCTGGAGTTCTGCGCGGACGAGGGGTCTGTGTACGTGCCGCGGTGGATGATGGAGAACTTGGGGATCAGAGAGGGGGAGGACGTGATCCTGCGGGATGCATGGGCGATGACGGGGACGCGGATGAAGCTGCAGCCGCACGAGGGGGCGTTGCTGGAG GGGGATACGATCGGGGTGAGGTGtggggagagggagagggagttTTTGGTGGATGTGCTCGATGTGGGCCCCGGGGGAGATGTTATCTCTCTTTGTGACACAGATTGCGCGGTTGAGTTTGCTACGCCCTTGGACTATCTCAACAAGGAGagggagaaggagaagaaggagaaggagaaggaagGAGGGGTGTTTAGGGCGTTCTCGGGGGTGGCGAGGCGACTGGATGGGGGAAG ATATCCCCATCATGCATGGGAACACTACGCGTAG
- the LOC125187181 gene encoding ylmG homolog protein 2, chloroplastic-like isoform X2: MEEERNLGAPNLQIFPISSTPFDFIGRRPAHPFLVREIHKTFASNVENCVKMVDAMRSQNEIVDKVLSFPAYLHSCFQLQKIQRRNLSMVSSHKFAAILPGDSVAGVVVASGLSNFLNIYNTLLIVRLVLTWFPNAPPAVVSPLSTLCDPYLNIFRGLIPPLGGLDLSPVLAFLVLNAFTSTAAALPAELPPPTFTRPTTSQEKWMARLAGTQPKMSNTHIK, from the exons ATGGAGGAAGAGCGGAATTTGGGCGCTCCAAATTTGCAGATATTTCCAATTTCTTCAACCCCTTTTGATTTTATTGGCAGACGACCCGCGCATCCATTTTTGGTTCGCGAAATCCACAAAACATTCGCTTCCAATGTGGAAAATTGCGTGAAAATGGTGGATGCTATGAGGTCCCAAAATGAGATTGTTGATAAAGTGTTATCATTTCCTGCTTATCTTCATAGCTGCTTCCAGCTCCAG aagattcaGCGCAGGAACTTGTCAATGGTGTCTTCTCACAAGTTTGCAGCAATTTTGCCCGGTGATTCTGTGGCAGGAGTGGTGGTTGCTAGTGGGCTTTCCAATTTCTTGAACATCTACAACACATTGCTCATTGTCAGATTGGTTTTGACTTGGTTTCCTAACGCTCCTCCCGCCGTTGTTAGCCCCCTCAG CACACTATGTGACCCATATTTGAACATATTCCGAGGCTTAATTCCACCACTCGGGGGCTTGGATCTTTCACCAGTATTAGCATTTCTTGTACTAAATGCCTTCACAAGCACAGCTGCTGCATTGCCTGCTGAACTCCCACCTCCCACTTTCACCCGTCCTACGACGTCGCAGGAGAAATGGATGGCAAGGCTTGCTGGAACTCAGCCTAAAATGTCCAACACTCAtataaagtag
- the LOC125187181 gene encoding ylmG homolog protein 2, chloroplastic-like isoform X1, giving the protein MEEERNLGAPNLQIFPISSTPFDFIGRRPAHPFLVREIHKTFASNVENCVKMVDAMRSQNEIVDKVLSFPAYLHSCFQLQKKIQRRNLSMVSSHKFAAILPGDSVAGVVVASGLSNFLNIYNTLLIVRLVLTWFPNAPPAVVSPLSTLCDPYLNIFRGLIPPLGGLDLSPVLAFLVLNAFTSTAAALPAELPPPTFTRPTTSQEKWMARLAGTQPKMSNTHIK; this is encoded by the exons ATGGAGGAAGAGCGGAATTTGGGCGCTCCAAATTTGCAGATATTTCCAATTTCTTCAACCCCTTTTGATTTTATTGGCAGACGACCCGCGCATCCATTTTTGGTTCGCGAAATCCACAAAACATTCGCTTCCAATGTGGAAAATTGCGTGAAAATGGTGGATGCTATGAGGTCCCAAAATGAGATTGTTGATAAAGTGTTATCATTTCCTGCTTATCTTCATAGCTGCTTCCAGCTCCAG aagaagattcaGCGCAGGAACTTGTCAATGGTGTCTTCTCACAAGTTTGCAGCAATTTTGCCCGGTGATTCTGTGGCAGGAGTGGTGGTTGCTAGTGGGCTTTCCAATTTCTTGAACATCTACAACACATTGCTCATTGTCAGATTGGTTTTGACTTGGTTTCCTAACGCTCCTCCCGCCGTTGTTAGCCCCCTCAG CACACTATGTGACCCATATTTGAACATATTCCGAGGCTTAATTCCACCACTCGGGGGCTTGGATCTTTCACCAGTATTAGCATTTCTTGTACTAAATGCCTTCACAAGCACAGCTGCTGCATTGCCTGCTGAACTCCCACCTCCCACTTTCACCCGTCCTACGACGTCGCAGGAGAAATGGATGGCAAGGCTTGCTGGAACTCAGCCTAAAATGTCCAACACTCAtataaagtag
- the LOC125187181 gene encoding ylmG homolog protein 2, chloroplastic-like isoform X3 yields the protein MEEERNLGAPNLQIFPISSTPFDFIGRRPAHPFLVREIHKTFASNVENCVKMVDAMRSQNEIVDKVLSFPAYLHSCFQLQIQRRNLSMVSSHKFAAILPGDSVAGVVVASGLSNFLNIYNTLLIVRLVLTWFPNAPPAVVSPLSTLCDPYLNIFRGLIPPLGGLDLSPVLAFLVLNAFTSTAAALPAELPPPTFTRPTTSQEKWMARLAGTQPKMSNTHIK from the exons ATGGAGGAAGAGCGGAATTTGGGCGCTCCAAATTTGCAGATATTTCCAATTTCTTCAACCCCTTTTGATTTTATTGGCAGACGACCCGCGCATCCATTTTTGGTTCGCGAAATCCACAAAACATTCGCTTCCAATGTGGAAAATTGCGTGAAAATGGTGGATGCTATGAGGTCCCAAAATGAGATTGTTGATAAAGTGTTATCATTTCCTGCTTATCTTCATAGCTGCTTCCAGCTCCAG attcaGCGCAGGAACTTGTCAATGGTGTCTTCTCACAAGTTTGCAGCAATTTTGCCCGGTGATTCTGTGGCAGGAGTGGTGGTTGCTAGTGGGCTTTCCAATTTCTTGAACATCTACAACACATTGCTCATTGTCAGATTGGTTTTGACTTGGTTTCCTAACGCTCCTCCCGCCGTTGTTAGCCCCCTCAG CACACTATGTGACCCATATTTGAACATATTCCGAGGCTTAATTCCACCACTCGGGGGCTTGGATCTTTCACCAGTATTAGCATTTCTTGTACTAAATGCCTTCACAAGCACAGCTGCTGCATTGCCTGCTGAACTCCCACCTCCCACTTTCACCCGTCCTACGACGTCGCAGGAGAAATGGATGGCAAGGCTTGCTGGAACTCAGCCTAAAATGTCCAACACTCAtataaagtag